The Amblyomma americanum isolate KBUSLIRL-KWMA chromosome 6, ASM5285725v1, whole genome shotgun sequence genome has a window encoding:
- the LOC144094692 gene encoding Na(+)/dicarboxylate cotransporter 3-like: MIDQFANPEDLTLTDFARHSLPRRFQTVGFYVRMVAMYAIPVCLSPLLRARSTEEHCAFIVLCVLFLWLFQSIPPAIVAFLPIILAPSFLGYSADELLTNYTSTTMLLYIAYSLVVNGVETTNLHKRLILTFLLVFGGKSGFIIGGFVITTILVSMWTNAVRTAAIVLPIAMEAIQHIQDNRLFHVLELRTRYLHRSAGIGTPIMEAHFLIEGGVLIPDVIRILSEFFTVKEGLLIGISYSAVLGSMGSVVGCGGNLFVKAFMEQIYDYRTITIYRWVQCHLPLTVLCSFLLWFVLSVCYASDVVSSDHISKRAFEDVIYRRFAELGTVTYTEVATLITLLCMGIAIFASYHYAEVVETEFEDSFFSENVWVCLAAMVMFMLPQIKESRRRERKSSGKQERMLSFQQAVRGISWDFVITMGAGVCVAELIMRYSLQQFFDWMLPHHAVSSTMMLQLFVGFAGLVLAEINNSLNNIIIFAPLLGHMSDAVRVHPMYFIMPFAICSYFGFMTPTATPVSEYVTDYGDLQDDEFILPGIAMKIGCGLIVMLAYNTWCWDYLYLKEYLTPVSRQNRSSIDTNF, translated from the exons ATGATCGACCAGTTCGCCAACCCGGAGGACCTGACCCTGACGGACTTCGCACGGCACAGCCTTCCGCGCCGCTTTCAGACGGTGGGCTTCTACGTGCGCATGGTGGCCATGTACGCCATCCCGGTCTGCCTGTCACCGCTGCTGCGCGCGCGCTCCACGGAGGAACACTGCGCCTTCATCGTCCTCTGCGTGCTCTTCCTGTGGCTGTTCCAG TCGATACCACCAGCGATCGTGGCCTTCCTGCCTATAATCCTGGCGCCATCGTTCCTCGGCTACTCGGCGGATGAACTACTCACTAACTACACTTCCACCACGATGCTACTCTACATAGC GTACTCGCTCGTGGTGAACGGCGTCGAGACGACCAACCTGCACAAGCGGCTCATCCTGACCTTCCTGCTGGTGTTCGGCGGCAAGTCTGGCTTCATCATCGGCGGCTTCGTGATCACCACCATCCTTGTGTCAATGTGGACCAACGCGGTGCGAACCGCGGCCATCGTGCTACCCATCGCCATGGAGGCCATCCAACACATCCAGGACAACCGGCTGTTCCACGTGCTGGAACTGCGCACGCGATACCTGCACCGCAGCGCGGGCATCGGCACGCCCATCATGGAGGCCCACTTCCTCATCGAGGGCGGCGTCCTCATACCGGACGTGATCCGAATCCTGAGTGAGTTCTTCACCGTCAAGGAGGGCCTGCTCATCGGCATCTCCTACTCAGCCGTGCTGGGAAGCATGGGCTCCGTGGTCGGCTGTGGCGGCAACCTGTTCGTCAAAGCCTTCATGGAGCAGATATACGACTACCGCACGATCACTATCTACAGATGGGTGCAGTGCCATTTGCCCCTCACGGTGCTCTGCTCGTTCCTGCTCTGGTTCGTGCTGTCCGTGTGCTACGCCAGCGACGTGGTGTCCAGCGACCACATCTCGAAGCGGGCCTTCGAGGACGTCATCTATCGGCGGTTCGCCGAACTCGGCACCGTCACATACACCGAGGTCGCCACACTAATAACTCTCCTCTGCATGGGGATCGCCATCTTCGCGTCTTACCACTACGCCGAGGTCGTGGAAACCGAGTTTGAGGACTCGTTCTTCAGCGAGAACGTATGGGTCTGCCTGGCCGCCATGGTGATGTTCATGCTGCCGCAGATTAAAGAGTCCAGGCGGCGAGAAAGAAAGTCCAGCGGCAAGCAGGAGCGCATGCTCAGCTTCCAGCAGGCTGTGCGCGGCATCTCCTGGGATTTCGTCATCACCATGGGCGCAGGCGTGTGCGTGGCGGAGCTCATCATGCGCTACAGCCTGCAGCAGTTCTTCGACTGGATGCTGCCGCACCACGCTGTCTCATCGACCATGATGCTCCAGCTGTTCGTCGGCTTCGCGGGCCTGGTGCTGGCAGAGATCAACAACTCTCTGAACAACATCATCATCTTCGCGCCGCTGCTGGGCCACATGTCGGACGCCGTCCGGGTGCACCCCATGTACTTCATCATGCCGTTCGCCATCTGCTCGTACTTCGGCTTCATGACCCCCACGGCGACGCCCGTTAGCGAGTACGTGACCGACTACGGCGACCTGCAGGACGACGAGTTCATCCTTCCCGGTATAGCCATGAAGATCGGCTGCGGCCTTATAGTCATGCTCGCGTACAACACCTGGTGTTGGGACTACCTCTACCTCAAGGAGTACCTTACGCCTGTTTCCAGGCAGAACCGCTCATCGATAGACACTAACTTCTGA